From one Lycium barbarum isolate Lr01 chromosome 6, ASM1917538v2, whole genome shotgun sequence genomic stretch:
- the LOC132645158 gene encoding uncharacterized protein LOC132645158 isoform X1, translating into MELKDKDSHYMDKKESGKGISEEVTRESLIAISYCEPEKDPSIESPPEISNGEHVVKSANNVRDDKCRSELISISYAESPDTRVQPVSPGEFKG; encoded by the exons ATGGAGTTAAAG GACAAAGACAGCCATTATATGGATAAGAAAGAATCTGGCAAGGGAATTTCTGAGGAAGTGACTCGGGAGTCACTAATCGCCATATCATACTGTGAACCAGAGAAGGATCCTTCTATCGAATCTCCACCTGAAATATCCAACGGTGAGCATGTGGTAAAATCTGCTAACAACGTTAGAGATGATAAATGTAGGTCAGAACTGATATCGATATCCTATGCAGAGTCACCAGACACTAGAGTTCAACCAGTTTCACCTGGAGAATTCAAGGGCTAA
- the LOC132645158 gene encoding uncharacterized protein LOC132645158 isoform X3 yields the protein MDKKESGKGISEEVTRESLIAISYCEPEKDPSIESPPEISNGEHVVKSANNVRDDKCRSELISISYAESPDTRVQPVSPGEFKG from the coding sequence ATGGATAAGAAAGAATCTGGCAAGGGAATTTCTGAGGAAGTGACTCGGGAGTCACTAATCGCCATATCATACTGTGAACCAGAGAAGGATCCTTCTATCGAATCTCCACCTGAAATATCCAACGGTGAGCATGTGGTAAAATCTGCTAACAACGTTAGAGATGATAAATGTAGGTCAGAACTGATATCGATATCCTATGCAGAGTCACCAGACACTAGAGTTCAACCAGTTTCACCTGGAGAATTCAAGGGCTAA
- the LOC132645158 gene encoding uncharacterized protein LOC132645158 isoform X4 gives MGLVKPRGFMELKDKDSHYMDKKESGKGISEEVTRESLIAISYCEPEKDPSIESPPEISNESPDTRVQPVSPGEFKG, from the exons ATGGGATTGGTCAAACCACGTGGGTTTATGGAGTTAAAG GACAAAGACAGCCATTATATGGATAAGAAAGAATCTGGCAAGGGAATTTCTGAGGAAGTGACTCGGGAGTCACTAATCGCCATATCATACTGTGAACCAGAGAAGGATCCTTCTATCGAATCTCCACCTGAAATATCCAACG AGTCACCAGACACTAGAGTTCAACCAGTTTCACCTGGAGAATTCAAGGGCTAA
- the LOC132645158 gene encoding uncharacterized protein LOC132645158 isoform X2 produces MKFCSKIEKVEDKDSHYMDKKESGKGISEEVTRESLIAISYCEPEKDPSIESPPEISNGEHVVKSANNVRDDKCRSELISISYAESPDTRVQPVSPGEFKG; encoded by the exons ATGAAGTTTTGCTCAAAGATAGAGAAGGTAGAG GACAAAGACAGCCATTATATGGATAAGAAAGAATCTGGCAAGGGAATTTCTGAGGAAGTGACTCGGGAGTCACTAATCGCCATATCATACTGTGAACCAGAGAAGGATCCTTCTATCGAATCTCCACCTGAAATATCCAACGGTGAGCATGTGGTAAAATCTGCTAACAACGTTAGAGATGATAAATGTAGGTCAGAACTGATATCGATATCCTATGCAGAGTCACCAGACACTAGAGTTCAACCAGTTTCACCTGGAGAATTCAAGGGCTAA